The Corynebacterium camporealensis genome contains a region encoding:
- the dxs gene encoding 1-deoxy-D-xylulose-5-phosphate synthase, whose translation MTILDSIGSPRDLKALSKEQLPVLAAEIRQRLIDKVSVTGGHLGPNLGVVELTMALHRVFDSPRDPIVFDTSHQSYVHKMLTGRLDKFDTLRQKGGLSGYTDRGESEHDWTESSHASAALSVIDGLSKGFKIRGDSDRNAVAVVGDGALTGGMCWEALNNISADKSRNAVIVVNDNGRSYSPTIGGLSENLGRIRAQHGYDELMEQGKKHLKSLGWVGERAFDALHAMKEGVKSTVLPMELFPELGMKYIGPINGHDIEALLHAFSYARDYEGPIIVHVVTEKGHGFAPAVNEPKDQMHSTGAIDPVTGVAKGKKQPGWTAAFSEELVKAMDKRNDIVAITAAMAGPTGLAPIEEKYPDRFFDVGIAEQHALASASGLALAGMHPVVAIYSTFLNRAIDQLIMDVALLKLPVTIVLDRAGVTGTDGPSHNGVWDMALTSLVPGLHLAAPRDGKRLREQFNEALEISEGPSVVRFPKGNLLDDIEAVDRLSDGVDVLHYSDHDTEGPDVLIVSVGAMSTRSMNATKELEKDGINVTVVDPRWVAPVPGSLIGLAADHDLVVTVEDGIMRGGIGSLLSEALSSAEVDTPLRRLAFPNKFPVHSSRGELLEEVGLAPAEIAEQIKQWLDN comes from the coding sequence ATGACCATTTTGGATTCCATTGGCTCGCCACGCGACCTTAAAGCGCTCTCCAAGGAACAGCTTCCGGTATTAGCAGCGGAAATTCGCCAGCGTTTGATCGATAAGGTCTCTGTCACTGGTGGCCACCTGGGCCCGAACTTGGGCGTGGTGGAGCTGACCATGGCGCTGCACCGCGTGTTTGATTCTCCGCGGGACCCCATTGTCTTCGATACCTCGCATCAGTCCTACGTGCACAAGATGCTCACCGGGCGCCTGGATAAGTTCGATACCCTGCGCCAGAAGGGCGGTCTGTCCGGCTACACCGACCGCGGTGAGTCTGAGCATGATTGGACTGAGTCCTCGCATGCCTCGGCTGCGCTGTCTGTGATTGATGGCCTGAGCAAGGGCTTTAAGATTCGCGGCGACTCCGATCGCAATGCCGTTGCCGTTGTCGGCGATGGTGCGCTGACGGGCGGTATGTGCTGGGAGGCGCTGAATAACATCTCGGCGGATAAGTCCCGCAACGCCGTCATTGTGGTCAATGACAATGGCCGTAGTTACTCGCCAACCATTGGTGGCCTGTCGGAGAACCTCGGCCGTATTCGTGCCCAGCACGGCTACGACGAGCTCATGGAGCAGGGCAAAAAGCACCTCAAATCGCTGGGTTGGGTCGGCGAGCGCGCCTTCGATGCCCTGCACGCGATGAAGGAGGGCGTGAAGTCCACCGTCTTGCCGATGGAGCTTTTCCCCGAACTGGGCATGAAGTACATCGGCCCCATTAACGGCCACGACATCGAAGCGCTGCTGCATGCCTTCAGCTATGCCCGCGACTACGAAGGCCCGATTATCGTCCACGTGGTCACCGAAAAGGGCCACGGCTTTGCCCCGGCAGTCAACGAGCCGAAGGACCAGATGCACTCCACCGGCGCGATTGACCCGGTCACTGGCGTGGCCAAGGGCAAGAAGCAGCCGGGCTGGACGGCGGCCTTTTCCGAAGAATTGGTCAAGGCGATGGACAAGCGCAACGACATCGTCGCCATCACCGCGGCGATGGCGGGCCCGACTGGCCTAGCGCCCATCGAGGAGAAGTACCCGGACCGTTTCTTCGACGTCGGCATTGCTGAGCAGCACGCCCTGGCTTCTGCTTCGGGTCTGGCATTGGCGGGTATGCACCCGGTCGTGGCGATTTACTCGACCTTCCTCAACCGCGCGATTGACCAGCTCATCATGGACGTTGCGCTGCTCAAGCTGCCGGTGACCATTGTGCTCGACCGCGCCGGCGTGACCGGTACGGATGGCCCCTCGCACAACGGCGTGTGGGATATGGCGCTGACCAGTCTGGTTCCAGGCCTGCACCTGGCGGCACCGCGCGATGGCAAGCGTCTGCGCGAGCAGTTCAACGAGGCACTCGAGATTTCCGAGGGGCCGTCGGTGGTGCGCTTCCCGAAGGGCAACTTGCTCGATGACATCGAAGCAGTCGACAGGCTTTCCGATGGCGTCGACGTCCTGCACTACAGCGACCACGACACCGAAGGGCCGGACGTGCTCATCGTGAGTGTGGGCGCGATGTCCACGCGTTCGATGAACGCGACCAAGGAACTGGAAAAAGACGGCATCAACGTCACCGTGGTCGACCCGCGTTGGGTTGCTCCGGTGCCAGGATCGCTTATCGGTTTGGCCGCTGACCACGACCTGGTGGTTACCGTCGAGGACGGCATCATGCGCGGCGGCATTGGCTCGCTGCTGTCGGAGGCGCTGTCCTCGGCAGAGGTGGACACCCCGCTGCGTCGCCTGGCGTTCCCGAATAAGTTCCCGGTGCATTCCTCCCGCGGCGAGCTGCTCGAAGAGGTCGGACTTGCACCGGCGGAAATCGCCGAGCAGATTAAACAGTGGCTGGATAATTAA
- a CDS encoding class I SAM-dependent RNA methyltransferase has protein sequence MTDTFTCRIDRMAHGGAGIGHAPDGRVVFVTGAFPGDTVVARPTKVKKSFIKAELDDVTSPSPLRVAPACEAAAAGAGCCDFTALDPAKELDLKAEILVDQLRGGDIAKHDLAPHQGWRTRVRFGVDKQGRAGLRKRGSHELVTGLPCAQLPDELNDALLNHTYTPGSEVIAVIDSRGQRHIVESRKVGRGKRVEKIDKVLEGGTVHARADGHEFQFPATAFWQAHVAAPDAYTQLLREWLADYSGDVAWDLYGGVGLFVPALSESLGGAKVYSVDYSPAANAASDLDNVEFRQARVEKVADQLPAPTVVVLDPPRKGAGKDVIAATAGAHPEAVVHIGCDPATFARDIGLWAEHGYSVDKLAVFNAFPGTHHFETIALLQHS, from the coding sequence ATGACTGACACTTTCACTTGCCGCATCGACCGTATGGCACACGGCGGTGCGGGAATTGGCCATGCCCCGGACGGCCGCGTGGTCTTTGTTACCGGCGCTTTCCCCGGCGACACCGTGGTCGCCCGCCCCACGAAGGTCAAGAAATCCTTCATTAAAGCGGAGCTTGACGATGTCACCTCGCCCAGCCCACTGCGCGTGGCCCCAGCCTGTGAAGCTGCTGCCGCAGGAGCAGGCTGCTGTGATTTCACCGCCTTGGATCCGGCCAAAGAGCTGGACTTAAAGGCGGAGATTTTGGTGGATCAGTTGCGTGGTGGGGACATCGCAAAGCATGATCTTGCCCCGCACCAGGGCTGGCGTACCCGCGTGCGCTTTGGTGTGGACAAGCAGGGACGTGCGGGTCTGCGCAAGCGCGGCTCGCATGAGTTGGTCACTGGTTTGCCCTGTGCGCAGTTGCCGGATGAGCTTAACGATGCCCTGCTCAACCACACTTACACCCCCGGCTCGGAAGTTATCGCCGTGATTGATTCGCGCGGGCAGCGCCACATCGTGGAATCCCGCAAGGTAGGCCGCGGCAAGCGCGTGGAGAAGATCGACAAGGTACTCGAGGGCGGCACGGTGCATGCACGTGCCGATGGCCACGAGTTTCAGTTTCCCGCCACCGCCTTTTGGCAAGCCCACGTGGCTGCCCCGGATGCGTACACGCAGCTGCTGCGCGAGTGGTTAGCTGACTATTCCGGGGATGTGGCCTGGGACCTCTACGGTGGTGTCGGTTTGTTTGTTCCGGCGCTCTCGGAGTCGCTGGGTGGGGCAAAGGTCTATTCGGTCGATTATTCTCCTGCGGCGAATGCGGCCTCGGACTTGGACAACGTTGAGTTCCGCCAGGCGCGCGTGGAAAAAGTCGCTGACCAGCTGCCCGCACCGACCGTCGTGGTGCTGGACCCGCCGCGTAAAGGCGCAGGCAAGGACGTGATTGCTGCAACTGCGGGGGCTCACCCGGAAGCAGTGGTGCACATCGGCTGCGACCCGGCGACTTTTGCCCGCGATATTGGATTGTGGGCAGAGCACGGGTATAGCGTCGACAAGCTAGCGGTGTTCAATGCCTTCCCCGGCACGCATCACTTTGAGACCATCGCACTACTGCAACATTCCTAG
- a CDS encoding DUF3159 domain-containing protein, whose amino-acid sequence MGGLTGLVSATLPVVVLIPVNNQWGLGPALGAAIGVAALIAVWRLIRKESLQPALSGLLGVAFCALIAWFTGDAKGYFLYGIWASLVFFIVAAISILVRWPIVGVIWKGLNGSDMKWREVAKSRRAYAIATAGWAVIFLARFVVQNTIYNADETTALGIARILMGWPLTGVVTLLTFFMVRRANAAEEEARND is encoded by the coding sequence ATGGGTGGTCTGACCGGTTTGGTCTCTGCCACCTTGCCGGTCGTTGTCCTCATTCCGGTCAACAACCAGTGGGGCCTTGGCCCGGCGTTGGGCGCTGCGATTGGCGTAGCCGCACTGATTGCGGTGTGGCGTTTAATCCGTAAAGAATCCCTGCAGCCAGCACTATCTGGTCTGCTGGGCGTGGCCTTTTGCGCGCTCATCGCCTGGTTTACTGGCGATGCCAAAGGCTACTTCCTCTACGGCATCTGGGCGTCGTTGGTCTTCTTTATCGTCGCTGCAATTTCCATCCTGGTGCGCTGGCCGATAGTCGGCGTCATCTGGAAGGGCCTCAACGGCTCCGACATGAAGTGGCGGGAAGTGGCGAAATCTCGCCGCGCGTACGCGATTGCCACTGCTGGTTGGGCAGTAATTTTCCTCGCCCGCTTCGTTGTCCAAAACACCATTTACAACGCTGATGAGACCACCGCTTTGGGTATCGCGCGCATTCTTATGGGCTGGCCGCTGACCGGCGTGGTCACGCTGTTGACATTTTTCATGGTCCGCCGCGCCAATGCGGCAGAGGAAGAAGCACGCAATGACTGA
- a CDS encoding DUF3710 domain-containing protein: protein MDMWPFGKKKKQQADDAVADDAQTTQETSPESLADAPADSAADAPAADSSASSADAELSAPAHDAINGETGPFDGDSVNIEDFDFSEFSTGVLDLGSMRIPLPKKSQVQVEMGEKGPKMLHIVTVHGRMTPVAFAAPRKAGQWLESIDAIKQGMTRDGLEVHMEDGPWGPEVVGESDNGQVRVIGVDGPRWMLRMTTAAPKGKEADLLEHSHEVIARTFVYRGEDPILAGNSLPVVMPKQLVQQVQKAMEERKKQAAQQNSAQHPENSGQAKNAQDNEAAKKLLDDLDSEK, encoded by the coding sequence ATAGATATGTGGCCTTTTGGAAAGAAAAAGAAGCAGCAGGCTGACGACGCCGTTGCTGACGATGCACAGACCACCCAGGAGACTTCTCCTGAGTCCCTAGCGGATGCCCCTGCCGATTCGGCTGCAGATGCCCCTGCGGCTGATTCTTCTGCCTCTTCTGCGGACGCGGAGCTGTCTGCACCGGCACACGATGCCATCAACGGTGAGACCGGTCCTTTCGATGGTGATAGCGTAAACATCGAGGATTTCGATTTCAGTGAGTTCTCCACCGGTGTGCTGGATTTGGGCTCAATGCGTATTCCGCTGCCGAAGAAGTCCCAGGTGCAGGTCGAGATGGGCGAGAAGGGCCCGAAGATGCTGCACATCGTGACCGTGCACGGTCGCATGACCCCGGTGGCTTTCGCTGCACCGCGCAAGGCAGGGCAGTGGCTGGAATCCATCGATGCCATCAAGCAGGGCATGACTCGCGATGGCCTCGAAGTCCACATGGAAGACGGCCCGTGGGGCCCAGAGGTCGTCGGCGAAAGCGACAACGGCCAGGTCCGCGTCATTGGTGTGGATGGCCCGCGCTGGATGCTGCGCATGACCACTGCGGCACCGAAGGGCAAGGAAGCTGACCTGCTCGAGCACAGCCACGAGGTCATTGCGCGTACCTTCGTCTACCGCGGCGAAGACCCGATTCTGGCGGGCAACTCCCTGCCGGTGGTTATGCCGAAGCAGCTGGTCCAGCAGGTCCAAAAGGCGATGGAAGAGCGCAAGAAGCAGGCCGCGCAGCAGAACTCCGCACAGCACCCCGAAAATTCCGGTCAGGCTAAAAACGCACAGGACAACGAGGCGGCCAAGAAGCTGCTCGACGACCTCGACTCGGAGAAGTAG
- the dut gene encoding dUTP diphosphatase, with translation MNIDNPDNTYSSFPAVAVKKLDPDMPLPHRAHPSDAGADLHAAEDVVLQPGERALVGTGLALALPVGTVGLIHPRSGLAAKQGLSVVNTPGTVDADYRGEIKVCLINHDREKPIEITRGMRIAQLLIQRVELLDFREVEDLDDTERGAGGYGSTGV, from the coding sequence GTGAATATTGACAACCCTGACAACACGTACAGCTCTTTTCCTGCCGTGGCGGTAAAGAAGCTTGATCCGGATATGCCGCTGCCGCATCGCGCCCACCCCAGTGATGCTGGTGCAGACCTGCATGCCGCCGAAGACGTCGTGCTGCAGCCGGGCGAGCGCGCCCTGGTCGGCACCGGTCTCGCACTGGCTTTGCCGGTGGGCACAGTCGGCCTGATTCACCCGCGCTCGGGCCTGGCGGCGAAGCAAGGACTGTCTGTGGTCAATACGCCAGGTACTGTCGATGCTGACTATCGTGGCGAGATCAAAGTCTGTCTCATTAACCACGATCGCGAAAAGCCGATTGAAATCACCCGCGGCATGCGCATTGCGCAGCTGCTTATTCAGCGCGTGGAACTACTAGACTTCCGCGAAGTAGAAGATTTAGATGACACCGAACGCGGAGCCGGCGGCTATGGCTCCACCGGAGTGTAG
- a CDS encoding DUF3093 domain-containing protein, with protein sequence MTDSSAPKVLYQERQWVPWYFWLLAAAAVIIATATVSFNRGIWWTIVPGVLLSAIAIWVLLSWSSTTVTVEQDTDGTRWLLVKDAQLPHDVVSRCMAVPESARRNALGPQLDPAAFLVTHGWVKKHVMLVLDDPEDPTPYWLICSKNPQAVLDAFVPNLVKTAHSS encoded by the coding sequence GTGACTGATTCATCTGCTCCAAAGGTTCTCTACCAAGAACGCCAGTGGGTTCCGTGGTATTTCTGGCTGCTGGCTGCTGCTGCGGTCATCATCGCCACGGCCACCGTTAGCTTCAATCGCGGTATCTGGTGGACCATCGTCCCCGGCGTGCTCTTAAGTGCGATTGCTATCTGGGTGCTGCTGTCCTGGTCGAGTACCACAGTCACCGTGGAGCAAGATACCGATGGCACCCGCTGGCTGCTGGTCAAAGACGCACAGCTGCCGCACGATGTCGTCTCCCGCTGCATGGCCGTGCCCGAGTCGGCCCGCCGCAACGCACTCGGCCCGCAGCTGGACCCGGCGGCCTTCCTGGTCACCCACGGCTGGGTAAAAAAGCACGTGATGTTAGTTCTCGACGACCCTGAGGACCCCACGCCTTACTGGCTGATTTGCTCGAAGAATCCGCAAGCAGTCCTCGATGCGTTCGTGCCGAACCTCGTCAAGACTGCCCACAGCAGCTAA
- a CDS encoding DUF4193 domain-containing protein has translation MATDYDAPRRRAEDELETDSLEGLKAAETESNGMDDDGEIVEAFQPPTPDLTGEELNVKVVPRQEDEFTCSACFLVQSNKRYSHDEDGEPICMDCA, from the coding sequence ATGGCCACCGATTATGACGCACCGCGCCGTCGCGCAGAGGACGAGCTGGAGACTGACTCCCTGGAGGGTCTCAAGGCTGCAGAAACCGAGTCTAATGGCATGGACGACGACGGAGAAATCGTCGAAGCCTTCCAGCCGCCGACACCGGATCTCACCGGTGAGGAGCTCAACGTGAAGGTTGTTCCTCGTCAGGAAGACGAGTTCACCTGCTCGGCCTGCTTCCTCGTGCAGTCGAACAAGCGTTACTCGCACGACGAAGATGGCGAGCCCATCTGCATGGACTGCGCTTAA